Part of the Paenibacillus sp. FSL R7-0273 genome is shown below.
GCTTTATCTATATTGCCCAGCCGCCGCTCTTCAAGATTGAGCGTAATAAGGTAATCCGCTATGCACAAACCGAGAGGGAACGTGATGAGATCATTGCCGGCTTCGGCGAGAATGTGAAGGTTAACGTCCAGCGCTACAAAGGACTTGGAGAGATGAATGCCACGCAGCTGTGGGATACGACAATGGACCCTGAGAGCCGCACAATGCTGCAGGTAACCATTGAGGATGCCATTCTGGCTGATGGAATCTTCGATACCCTAATGGGCGATAATGTAGAGCCGCGCCGTGAATTCATTCAGGAGCATGCGCAGTCCGTCCGTAACCTTGATGTTTAATGCTTAAATGCCTGTTATAACAAGAACCTCCAGCCCTATTCACGGAATAGAAGGCAGGAGGTTTTTTTGTTGTAGGCGGCCATTGCTGTTTTATGATTTGGCTAGCAACCTTCGGCGAGCAGTTCCAGCGGGCTTTGCCTTCTTCAGACGCCCGTAGGCTATGGCGTAGCGGCGGATTCTGCGGTAAATGGATTTATCGGGAAATGATTTGAATACCATAATTGCCGGCAGTGTGTTTACCTCAAGCAGCCAGGGGTCATGGTGCTGATCCAGTGCTACATCAAGCCCGATCTCCTTAAGCCCGGGATAGGCGGTTTCAAGCTGTGCTCCGATTCTGACCCCCATTGACTTCAGCTGCTGGATCATACCCGTCATCTCGCCCGGGCTCATATGCTCTTTAAACAGGGCTTCCACAGAAAAGATACTGCCGCCGTTATGATAATTGGTCACTACCTTCTGTGGTGCAGCTACCCTTCCGAGCATGCCTGTAGTTTCCCATCCGCCTGAAGGCGTCTTTTGCGTAAGCACACGCAGATCAAACGGCCGGTTGTTATGCTTGAGCAGATCGATGCCCTGCTGCACCAAGTAGGGACGGCCATTAAGCTTGGGGAGAATGGCAGCGTCAAGCTGTGAGGCGGACTGAAATACTTCAGCATCCTTTGCATAACGCAGCACGTACATAACCTGCTCCTGCTTGTCAGGCTCACCATCCTCAACTGCCGGAGCATCCTCAGCCTGCTGCCTGCTTGCACTTAAATGCACAACTCGGCGTTCAGCCCGCATAACTCCGATCCCGTAAGTACCCCGGTCGGGCTTGATATATACCGTGCCATAGACATCAAGCAGCTCGGTCAGATGATCCAGACTGTATTTTCGCGTTTCCGGAATGAAGACCGCCAGCTGGCGGTTTTGCAGGATGACTTTTGTTTTGGCCCATTTACTGGACACGCGTTGAATCCTCATTATTTTCCTCCCAGCCTATTTCTTAATTGCAGATTGCGCTCTTAATTGTCAGGACAAGTTAACTAAATAATGTTATAATATTAGGATATGGGGCTATACCTCTATGGCCATAAATAGGGTCATGAACCCGTTCCACTTGTCTGTATATTCTATGTACTGGAGGCATTGGCGGAAAGGGCATATACCCCTAACGGTGCTAAAAGAAATGAATAATAGCAGATATAAGGCTACCCCCGTTTAATTGTGCTGTTTTTGTGAAAGTAATATAATTAAGGGTAGCGGTTTTTAACTGAAGGAGGTCCAGCAACTCATGGCTGAACAAAATAACCCGCAAATCAAAGACCGGGACATTGGTGAGGAAATGCGCGAATCCTTTATGGATTATGCGATGAGCATCATTGTCAGCCGGGCTTTGCCGGATGTGCGGGACGGACTCAAGCCTGTTCACCGGCGCATTCTGTTTGCAATGTCTGAACTCGGAATGTCTCCGGATAAACCTCATAAGAAGTCAGCGAGAATCGTCGGCGAGGTTATCGGTAAGTATCACCCGCACGGTGACTCTGCTGTATATGAGACCATGGTACGTATGGCGCAGGATTTCTCAATGCGTTATATGCTTGTAGATGGCCACGGCAACTTTGGTTCGATCGATGGCGATATGGCAGCGGCAATGCGTTATACAGAAGCGCGTTTATCCAAAATTGCAGGTGAAATGCTGCGTGACCTTAACAAGGAAACGGTTGATTTTGCACCTAACTATGACGGTGAAGAGCACGAGCCTGTTGTTCTGCCTGCCCGTTATCCGAACCTGCTTGTTAACGGGGTAGGAGGGATCGCAGTAGGTATGGCCACCAATATTCCTCCTCATAATTTGGGAGAGGTTATTGACGGTGTACAGGCTATGATCAAGAATCCGGATATTACCCCTATGGAGCTTATGGAATATATTCAGGGTCCTGATTTCCCGACAGCCGGATATATTCTGGGACGTGAAGGCATCCGCCAGGCTTACCGTACCGGCCGCGGCTCTGTGACCATGCGCGCCAAGGCGACCATTGAAGAGAATAATGGCAAAGCCCGGATTATCGTGCATGAGCTTCCTTATCAGGTCAACAAAGCGAGACTGGTAGAGAAGATTGCCGAGCTGGTCCGCGAGAAACGGATTGAGGGCATTACCGATCTGCGCGATGAGTCAGACCGTACGGGTATGCGTGTCGTTATTGAAATGCGTCGCGACATTAATCCTAACGTTGTGCTCAACAATCTTTACAAGCATACGGCTATGCAATCGACCTTTGGCATCAATATGCTGGCGATTGTGAATAACGAGCCTAAAATTCTCAATCTTCGTGATGTGCTCTACCACTATCTGCAGCACCAGATTGAAGTAATCCGCCGGCGGACGATTTTTGATCTGAAGAAGGCTGAAGCGCGTGCACATATTCTGGAAGGCCTGCGTATAGCGCTTGATAATCTGGATGAGATCATCGCACTGATCAGAGGCTCACGCACAACCGATATCGCCCGCGAAGGCTTAATGGAGACATTTAGCCTCAGTGTTGAGCAGGCACAGGCTATCCTTGATATGCGGATGCAGCGCTTGACCGGACTGGAACGGGAGAAGATCGAGAACGAATATAATGAGCTGCTGGCCAAAATTGCCGAGTACAAGGAAATTCTGGCTAACGAGCACCTGGTCCTGGAGATTATCGGGAACGAGCTGCAGGAGATCCGGGATAAGTATTCCGATGAGCGGCGGACCGAAATTACGGTCGGAGAAGAAAGCATCCTTGATGAGGATCTGATTCCGCGTGAAGAGGTCGTTATTACGATTACACACACAGGGTATATCAAACGTCTGCCGGTAAGCACGTACCGCAGCCAGAAGCGCGGCGGACGCGGCGTAATCGGCATGGATACCAAGGACGAGGACTTTGTGGAGCATCTCTTCGTGAGTAATTCCCACAACTATCTGCTGTTCTTTACCGATAAGGGTAAGGTATACCGGATCAAAGCCTATGAAATCCCAGAGTTAGGGCGTACGGCCCGGGGAACGCCGATCATTAACCTGATTCAGATTGAACAGGGTGAGAAGATCAGTGCTGTAATCCAGGTACAGGAGACAGACAGCGATAAGTATCTGTTCTTTGCTACCAGCGAAGGTATTGTGAAGAAGACACCGCTTGAGGATTATAATAATATCCGCAAGGGCGGACTTATCGCCATCAACCTTCGTGAAGAGGATTCCCTGATTGAAGTGAAGCTGACTGACGGCCAGCAGAATCTGATCATAGGTACTGCCCGCGGTATGTCCATCACCTTCTCTGAGAATGATGTCCGTTCTATGGGAAGAAGTGCAACCGGTGTAAAGGGTATTACACTGGATGAAGATGACCATGTCATTGGCATGGATTGCGTAGACCAGGATCTTGAAGTTCTTATTGTAACAACCAAGGGCTATGGTAAACGGACACCTGCCGGCGACTATCGTTCCCAGACCCGCGGGGGTAAAGGGATCAAGACGATCAATCTTACTGACAAGAATGGTCCGGTAGTAGGTCTGAAGGTTGTTAAGAGTGATGAGGATCTGATGATCATTACAACCAGCGGAACCCTGATCCGTACCAGCATGGACGGAATCTCGACAATGGGCCGTTATGCACAAGGCGTTAAGCTGATCAATATCCGTGAGGACGATGCTGTAGCTACACTGTGCAGAGCGGATAAAGAGGAAGATGAGCTGCCTGAACATGAGGACGGCGAAGGTATCGAGACAGTAACAGCTGCAGATACAGAAGCAGTGGGAGAAGCTGAGCCTGAGGCAGATGCCGAGGGTGAGGAAGGTCTCGAATAGTACAGCATGGGGCATGAATTCCTGATTTGAAGGAACTCATGCTCCTTTTTTATTTGATTAATTTGCGGAATAGGCATTACCCTATCTAGCCGCTTTTAATTATCCATAATATAATTAGAGAATTAAACAGCGTATGCAGTATAGCGGCATCCGTCTGGCCGGGGTGCGGGGTTTTGGCACATTCAATATACTCCCGGGCGCAAGTTTTTACAGAAACAGAGGGGCTGATTATATGCCAAGCGTATCCGTGGCAGAAGTAAAACCGGGTTCAAAAATTATCAAGGATGTTAACACGCCGCTAGGAGGCCTGCTGTTTTCTAAAGGCAAAGTGGTCTTGCCGCGGGATATAGAGATCCTTCAGGCTTTTCTTGTCCAGCAGGTGGAAATTGAGGGTGCGCAGAGCGAGAATAAAGCTCCTGAGCAGGCTAAACCGGTTGCCAAGAATACGCCTGTTAAGGCAGGCGCCACCATCAATGAGTCACTTCTGGCCAAAAGTAATTCTTCGCTGCATGATGAATATGAAAAAATGCTGGCCCTTGTTAAGCAGATATACCGTTCTGTTGCTGCAGCACCGCTGCCTATTCTGGAGATACGGAGTCAGCTGGAGGCCTTAATCAATGAGCTTAAGGATTATCATGTCTTAAAATTTGCACCGAGGATTATTCATGAAGAGGACTATAATTATCATAACGCAGTGCTTTCAGCCCTGACCTCATACCGAATTGCCCAGTGGTGCGGCTATCCGCAAAAGGATTGGATGCAGGCTGCCTTTGCCGGCTTGCTGCATGATATAGGTAATGCCAAGGTCGATGCCTCATTGCTGCAGAAGCCTAACCCCTTGACCGGATCCGAGTTAGAAGAGGTACGCAGGCATACAACCTATGGATACCAGCTGCTGCGCAATGTTACGGCGATTAATGAGGGAGTCAGACTCGCGGCACTTCAGCATCACGAAAAAATAGACGGATCAGGTTATCCGCTGCGTCTGGAAGGCACCCAGATTCATTTCTATGCGAAAATTGTAGCCGTCGCTGATATCTTTCACGCAATGACTCTAAGAAAGGCATACAGAAAGGCACAGTCGCCCTACCTGGTGCTGGAACAGATTCTGGCCGAGAGCTTCGGCAAGCTGGACCCGGTTATTGTTCAGACCTTTATTCATAAGACCACAGATCTCTACAATGGAACGCGAATTAGGCTGAGCGACGGCCGTCATGGAGAAATCATATTTACCGACCGCAGTAATCCTACAAGGCCAATGGTGCAGGTAGAAGGAAAAATTGTAAACCTGATGGTGGAGCGCGAGCTGCACATTATGGAGATTATTGCTTAGAGGTATGGTGCAGATACACAGTACATTAGAGCTGTCTTAGCCCGCCCCTCAGTCTTAGAAATAGACGGGCGTTAAGACAGCTTTTCTTTATTTAAAATAATGCTTGCATTCCTTTTCTCTACATGGTATATTCTATATCTGGCCGCGAAACGTTGAAAAGCATCGAAGCTAAGCTCGAAAAAAGAAATTAAAAAAAGAGCTTGCAACGAACGGTTGGATGTGATATAGTATAAGAGTTGCTGCTGACGAGGACATCGAAGGCAACAACGAGCTTGATCTTTGAAAACTGAACAACGAGTGAGTATCGGAAATCACTTCGGTGAGATCCAAAAGTAGAGAATGTAAATTCTCGTCAGATGTTTCAAAATGAGCAATCGCTCTTTCTAAATACCAATTTGGAGAGTTTGATCCTGGCTCAGGACGA
Proteins encoded:
- a CDS encoding YheC/YheD family protein, whose amino-acid sequence is MRIQRVSSKWAKTKVILQNRQLAVFIPETRKYSLDHLTELLDVYGTVYIKPDRGTYGIGVMRAERRVVHLSASRQQAEDAPAVEDGEPDKQEQVMYVLRYAKDAEVFQSASQLDAAILPKLNGRPYLVQQGIDLLKHNNRPFDLRVLTQKTPSGGWETTGMLGRVAAPQKVVTNYHNGGSIFSVEALFKEHMSPGEMTGMIQQLKSMGVRIGAQLETAYPGLKEIGLDVALDQHHDPWLLEVNTLPAIMVFKSFPDKSIYRRIRRYAIAYGRLKKAKPAGTARRRLLAKS
- the gyrA gene encoding DNA gyrase subunit A yields the protein MAEQNNPQIKDRDIGEEMRESFMDYAMSIIVSRALPDVRDGLKPVHRRILFAMSELGMSPDKPHKKSARIVGEVIGKYHPHGDSAVYETMVRMAQDFSMRYMLVDGHGNFGSIDGDMAAAMRYTEARLSKIAGEMLRDLNKETVDFAPNYDGEEHEPVVLPARYPNLLVNGVGGIAVGMATNIPPHNLGEVIDGVQAMIKNPDITPMELMEYIQGPDFPTAGYILGREGIRQAYRTGRGSVTMRAKATIEENNGKARIIVHELPYQVNKARLVEKIAELVREKRIEGITDLRDESDRTGMRVVIEMRRDINPNVVLNNLYKHTAMQSTFGINMLAIVNNEPKILNLRDVLYHYLQHQIEVIRRRTIFDLKKAEARAHILEGLRIALDNLDEIIALIRGSRTTDIAREGLMETFSLSVEQAQAILDMRMQRLTGLEREKIENEYNELLAKIAEYKEILANEHLVLEIIGNELQEIRDKYSDERRTEITVGEESILDEDLIPREEVVITITHTGYIKRLPVSTYRSQKRGGRGVIGMDTKDEDFVEHLFVSNSHNYLLFFTDKGKVYRIKAYEIPELGRTARGTPIINLIQIEQGEKISAVIQVQETDSDKYLFFATSEGIVKKTPLEDYNNIRKGGLIAINLREEDSLIEVKLTDGQQNLIIGTARGMSITFSENDVRSMGRSATGVKGITLDEDDHVIGMDCVDQDLEVLIVTTKGYGKRTPAGDYRSQTRGGKGIKTINLTDKNGPVVGLKVVKSDEDLMIITTSGTLIRTSMDGISTMGRYAQGVKLINIREDDAVATLCRADKEEDELPEHEDGEGIETVTAADTEAVGEAEPEADAEGEEGLE
- a CDS encoding HD-GYP domain-containing protein, producing MPSVSVAEVKPGSKIIKDVNTPLGGLLFSKGKVVLPRDIEILQAFLVQQVEIEGAQSENKAPEQAKPVAKNTPVKAGATINESLLAKSNSSLHDEYEKMLALVKQIYRSVAAAPLPILEIRSQLEALINELKDYHVLKFAPRIIHEEDYNYHNAVLSALTSYRIAQWCGYPQKDWMQAAFAGLLHDIGNAKVDASLLQKPNPLTGSELEEVRRHTTYGYQLLRNVTAINEGVRLAALQHHEKIDGSGYPLRLEGTQIHFYAKIVAVADIFHAMTLRKAYRKAQSPYLVLEQILAESFGKLDPVIVQTFIHKTTDLYNGTRIRLSDGRHGEIIFTDRSNPTRPMVQVEGKIVNLMVERELHIMEIIA